In a single window of the Coregonus clupeaformis isolate EN_2021a chromosome 10, ASM2061545v1, whole genome shotgun sequence genome:
- the LOC121575327 gene encoding small nuclear ribonucleoprotein E: protein MAYRGQGQKVQKVMVQPINLIFRYLQNRSRIQVWLYEQVNMRIEGCIIGFDEYMNLVLDDAEEVHMKTKNRKPLGRIMLKGDNITLLQSVAT, encoded by the exons ATGGCGTACAGAGGACAAGGGCAGAAGGTCCAGAAGGTTATGGTGCAGCCAATC AACCTTATTTTCAGGTATCTACAGAAT CGCTCTCGGATCCAAGTGTGGCTGTATGAACAGGTGAACATGCGGATAGAGGGCTGCATCATC ggCTTTGATGAGTACATGAACCTGGTTCTGGATGATGCTGAGGAGGTCCACATGAAGACCAAGAACAGGAAGCCCCTGG GGAGGATCATGCTGAAAGGAGATAACATCACCTTGCTACAGAGTGTTGCCACCTAA